A window of the Bacillus toyonensis BCT-7112 genome harbors these coding sequences:
- a CDS encoding YueH family protein, whose protein sequence is MRCVEFEVLKSYGSPNVYFCGYEMKHSCLIAIPSWNWSFLMDYTIDFKDEKPMLMKALEKYVSYDLVENVTDAFYDYVFSQFD, encoded by the coding sequence ATGAGATGTGTAGAGTTTGAAGTTCTAAAAAGTTATGGATCACCAAATGTTTATTTTTGTGGATATGAGATGAAACATAGTTGTTTGATTGCAATTCCATCCTGGAATTGGAGTTTCTTAATGGATTATACGATTGATTTTAAAGATGAAAAGCCTATGTTAATGAAAGCATTGGAGAAGTATGTTTCTTATGATTTGGTGGAGAATGTTACAGATGCATTTTATGATTACGTGTTTAGCCAATTCGATTAA